The following DNA comes from Picosynechococcus sp. PCC 7003.
GACCCCGCGTCAAGATATTTAAGAGGGCAAATCCTTCGTTCTCAAGGTTAAACGTGAGATTGAGGGCGTTACTCTCCGGGACAATCGTGGCATTGGGCAGTTGGTAAGGAATACTGCCTGTAATTTTCAGAGGGTCAGCATCGGCTACCAGTTCACTATCGACGATAAAGTTGAGGCGGGCATCATCGTAGGTGAAGTTCCCCTTAACGCTATTGATCGGCGTGTCATTGATGCTGGCATTGACCATGGTCATTTCACCCCGGGCCGAAGGATCATCAGGGGTACCCGCGAGGGCGGCATTGGCATTAATAAAGCCGTCGATCGCCACCGCTTCCGGTAAGTCCACAAATTTTTCTAAAAAAGCTACAGGGACTTCTGTCAGACGCAATTGTCCCGTTTGGGTATCCCCCCCAAAGCTACCGATGAAGCTGAGGCGTCCCCCACCATCTTGTTCCGAGAGACGGATGCCCACGGGCCGAAGCGTTAAGACCCGGTCTCGCAGCACACCCCGCGCGATGATCTGGGGCATGGTGATCTCACCCCACTGCCAAGGAGCACCGACAATCTGCGATTCGCCAAACACGTCTACTTCGCGGTATCCCCCGGTGAGATCAAAATCTGCCTGGAGACCAGTATCGGCATTGTAGGCAATGGTTAGATCGCCGTTAAATTCCCCCCGGAGGTCGGCTAATTCTGCGGGCAGGAGCGGTTTGCTCTCGGCGACATCCAAATTTAATTGGCTTTGGACGCAACTGAGGAGAGCGATTCTTTCGGCAAAGGACTGTTGGCGATCGCCGCGACTGTAGAGGGCTGGATTTTCGCCATTATTTTCAGGCGGATTCGCTTCAGCCATGCCGTTGAGGAGAGTCTCACAACGATATTTTTCCCGTTTGGGGGGCGAAGCATCGGCCAATTCCAGGGTAGGTTGGGCTGGTACTGCTATGGACTCAATTTCGGTGGTAATGGGAGGCAGATCCTGGGGACGGTTGGCGTAGAGATCGGCGCTCTGATCAAAGCGACTAGAACGGCCAAAATAATCAGGTAGGGATAAACTACCGAGGCTTTGGAAATCGCCGTAATCGAAAATCTGCAGGGCCGCTAAAACATCTTCAATCCGGCCTTGCTCAATGGTGCCCGTGGTTTGAATGGTTGGGCTAGGCCGATTTTCGTTGGCCAGGGCAATGGTGCTATCGACGCTGTAGAGTCCGCCATTTTGGGCCCACTGGAAATCCTGGAGTCTGAGGGTGTCGTTGGCGAAGTAAAAGTTGCCGCTGAGGCGATCGCCTTCGAGATAACCCAGCATCGGTTGAGCGATCGCCACTTGACCAGACACCGAATTTGCCCGGAGATCCGCCCGCAGTTCACTGGAGAGTCGTCCCCCCAAGACCATCGTTTCTAGGGGAAAATCAAGCCGTTGCAAGGCAGGTTGTCCCTGGGCCACCTGTTGGATCAAAGTGACGGGGAGGTTGCCACTGCTCAGTTCAAGTCTAATGGGTTCGAGGCCTGCGGGGTTGTACTCCAGGGCGAGGTCTAGGGTCGAGCCGTCAAGCTTGAACTGGGCCTGTTCTGGGCGGAGACGGGAATTCAGACGGGCAAAAATCTGGTCTTCTTCCCCTTCGATAGCGATAATGGTGCGGCGATCGCTGCGGGTTTGAATGGTGCCCTGGAGGGTCGGATCGAGGATTAATTCGGCTAGCTGCACATTATTAAGGGCCACTTGACCGTTGATCCGGGGCTGCTGGAGCGTCCCTTGGATCGTGCCTCGAAAATCCCCTTGACCAGAGATATCGAGGGACTGGGCCACCTCCGGTAAAGGTAGTTGCTGGAGATCTAAACCCTCGACTTCTAGGTTGAGAGCTAACTCTGTAATCGCTTGGCTTGCATTGCGACCGAGGCGATCGCTATCAAGGGTTAAAACCCCATCGGCCCGGAAATTTTCGGCGATCGCCCTTTGGATTTGCAGTTGTCGCCCGTTCCAAGCCCATTGACTGGTTAACGGAGAATTGATCAAGGCGACCCCTTCACTGAGGCGCAGATCCCCTTCGGCCCGCACGTTTTTCAGATCTGGCTGGGTTACATCCGCCGTCAATTGCACAGCACCACTACCAATTCCATCGAGACTGCTGTTGAGGCGATTGAGATCCAAATTTTGAGCGGTAAAATCTCCCTGGAGTTGGCCATTCTGGAGCGTTAACAGTCCGCCGTCAATAACACCGCCTGCTAGTTGGGCGCTCAGGGAACCCTGGGCCAAAATCCCTTCTACGGAGAGATCCTCTAAATTACCCCGCACCTCAAACTGACCTTGGCTGGGAACTGCATTCGCCACATTAGCCAATTGGGGCGCAAAGTCCACCAAATCAACATTATTGAGGACAGTGCGACTGTACCATTCCCCGCTGGCGATGGTGACCCCCTCGGTGCGAATCTCACCAGCACCTACCGTGAGACGCCCTGAACCTACCGCTTCAACGGTATTTAAGTTCACCTCGGCCAAGGTTCCCCCAGTCTGAAACTGGCCGGAGTAGTTTGCTACCAGGGTACGGGGAACAGCGGGGAGGATGTCTTTGAGATCGAGACTATTTAGGGCCAGGTCAGCGCGCCACCGACCATCCCCGACGCGAATATTGCGGGCGATCGCCTGACCATTGGCAAAACTGGTACGGGCCTGACCGGTAATCTCGAGGGAACCACTTTGCTCCTGGGGTTCTGACTGGCCAAAGGTGCCCGCAACTTGAAAATCACCATTGACGATACTGCGCTGGAGAAAAGGAGGCAGTTCCTGTTCCGTGAGTTGTGCGAGGCGCAGCCCCTGGGCACGTGCCGGGGTTTGGAATTGGGTTTGGGTGATGCGCAGGTTGGGCATCGTCACCAGGCCCCCAGCCACGGGTACCACAGCGGTACCTGAAACCACAAATTCTGAGACTTGGTTCAAGGGCGCTTCAAACACCAGATTCGTTCGCCCTGGCCCGGCAGTGACCGGTAAATCAAGTTCGTAAAGTTGGGCCAACGCATTAGTCGGCAGTTGATCGCCCTGGGCAGTAATGGCGATCGCCCCAGGCGAAGACGTACTTTCATCGGCCAATTGAATCACCCCCTGGCCTGTAATCATGCCCCCCAGGGTGGGTTGAGCGGTGAACTGATCAAGCAAAAAACGATTCTCTACAATAGTCAGATCGCCCTGAAAACGCTCAAGGGTCAGGCGATCTACTTTTAATTGGCTAGCATTCGTCGCGGCAACGGCCAACTGAATTTCCTCCAATGGCCCCCCAAAGGTCACCGTCGTTGCTAATTTTCCCTCCACCGGAAAGGCTGGGGATTCTAATTCAAATGTGTCCAGGATCTGGGCAATTTCTGTGGGGGCAGTCTCAATTTGTCCCGCAAAACCTGTTTCAAAATCGATATTCAGATCGCCACTGAACGGCAGTGCCCCCAGTTGGCCCGTAATCTGCTGGAGTTGAATTTCTTGATCCTGAAAGCCAATTCTGCCGGCAAAATCTTCCACGGGTTTGGCGAGGGCTGGCACGATCAGGGTTGTCCCCTCGGCCATTAACTCCCCATTCCAATTGCTGAGGTCGCCTTCCTCGAGGAATAGCTCGATGGCCCCATCTACTAAGCCTCCGGAAAAAGTGACCGGCGGAACCACCAGGTTAGAAATGGCGACGGGGTCTAATTTTTTCGCGCGAATCTTGAGATGGCTTGTTTCTTGGTCAAAATCGAGGACCCCTTGGATGTCTAATTCTCCTCCCAGGGCCAACTTGCCTTGAATATCAAAATCGATAACTTTGTTTTCGTTCGTGAGGCGGCCTTTCCCAGAGGCGATCGCCAATTGCACGGGAGGGCTTAGGGTGCCGGAACGTTGGCGGGCAATGAGAGTCAGTTGGCCCCGGCGGAGTCGGATATGGTTGATATTGACCTCGAGACCCTCGCTGTCCGAGTCATCTGGTGTAATCGTCAAATCTAGCCATTTGCGGGCTTGGTTTTGCTCGACGGTCACCTGGGGATTAATCAAGGTGAGGTTTAGGTCTAAGCGCCGTCGGGTGAGCAATGTCCACAGGTTAAAGTCAACGGCGATCGCCTCAACCAAAAGCTGATCATTAGAATCCGTCGTCGGCGGCAGTTCAGAAGGGCCGAACCGTAGCCCCCCCAAAGAAAACCCTTGCACTGACCCCAGGTTAATGGGGCGATCAATTTGTTTATTCAGCTGCTGCTCAATTTGTGGCGATAGGCGCTGGTAAATGTAGTAACGCCCATAGCCCAATCCCGCTCCCACAGCCAGCACAAGGCCCACCGCCGCCCCCGTAATGAGACGTTTACGCCGACGAGATGGTGGAACTTGCACTGAGTTTTCGGAGGAAGGGGGGAGGTTTTGGCTCATGGTGGCAACAGGTTGCAAGTGTTGCGATCATTATAGATAGGATGACCCTATCGCAATGGCTTTTGTCGCTTTTTAATTACTATAGATTCTGGATCTGCCCCAAAAGGTCAGCCTGAAAAGTTTTGAATCAATCCCATATAGAAGCGATTCCCAGTAGCCCAAGCATCAAAGATTCGTTGTTTGACCGTTGCCACATTGATAAATTTGCCACAAAAAAAGAGAAGTAATTACTTCCCTTGCTAAACCCTAAATCCATAAATGGCTGTCGTTATCTCTGACAGAAATTTTTTTGACGCAAACCTTTTTCTAGAATTTGATGTTTTGGGCCATGGATTTAAAAGCAGCCATGTTTGCCCCTGGACGGCGACGGCTAGAACGATTGCCGGGGTTGAGGAGATAGTTTTCGGCAAAGGCACCTGCTTCTACTGTCTGTGCAAGAACGTCTTCTCGGCTTGCAGCTTGGATCGCCGCAACAATCACATCGGTGGGGTCATTAACATTGGGGGCAGGGGCACTGGCGGCGGGAGCAGGCGCCTCTTGGGATGCAGCAGCAGCGGGGGCTTCTACCTCAGTTGTTTCCTGTACCCGCACTTCGGGCGCAACGGACGCTTCAGCGATTGTGTCGTTACCTTGGGAAGGTAATTCCATGAAAAAGTTATCTTTCTTCTTTCCTAAAATTTTTCCTAGCACGGGCAAGCTCCTGATTATTAAAAATGGATTAAAACAGTACTCAACGCACCAAATGATTAAGCACGAATATTTTGGCGAGATTAAGTTACGCTGATTCTATTGATTAAGTTTTATGAAGTCAAGGCAATCCCGGAAATTCGAGATTTTTTAAGTATTTATGACCATTGCTTCCGGGGAAAATGATAAAAAATAGCCACAGTGTGCAGAAAAATGAGAGGCGATCGCCATGGGTCAGGTAGAAACAATTTTGGGTGCCATGCCGGGGAATCCCCTCCAGGGATTACGGGCGGCCGATCAACGGTGGCAAAATTGGCGACAGGGTAAAATCGGTGCTCCGAC
Coding sequences within:
- a CDS encoding translocation/assembly module TamB domain-containing protein — protein: MSQNLPPSSENSVQVPPSRRRKRLITGAAVGLVLAVGAGLGYGRYYIYQRLSPQIEQQLNKQIDRPINLGSVQGFSLGGLRFGPSELPPTTDSNDQLLVEAIAVDFNLWTLLTRRRLDLNLTLINPQVTVEQNQARKWLDLTITPDDSDSEGLEVNINHIRLRRGQLTLIARQRSGTLSPPVQLAIASGKGRLTNENKVIDFDIQGKLALGGELDIQGVLDFDQETSHLKIRAKKLDPVAISNLVVPPVTFSGGLVDGAIELFLEEGDLSNWNGELMAEGTTLIVPALAKPVEDFAGRIGFQDQEIQLQQITGQLGALPFSGDLNIDFETGFAGQIETAPTEIAQILDTFELESPAFPVEGKLATTVTFGGPLEEIQLAVAATNASQLKVDRLTLERFQGDLTIVENRFLLDQFTAQPTLGGMITGQGVIQLADESTSSPGAIAITAQGDQLPTNALAQLYELDLPVTAGPGRTNLVFEAPLNQVSEFVVSGTAVVPVAGGLVTMPNLRITQTQFQTPARAQGLRLAQLTEQELPPFLQRSIVNGDFQVAGTFGQSEPQEQSGSLEITGQARTSFANGQAIARNIRVGDGRWRADLALNSLDLKDILPAVPRTLVANYSGQFQTGGTLAEVNLNTVEAVGSGRLTVGAGEIRTEGVTIASGEWYSRTVLNNVDLVDFAPQLANVANAVPSQGQFEVRGNLEDLSVEGILAQGSLSAQLAGGVIDGGLLTLQNGQLQGDFTAQNLDLNRLNSSLDGIGSGAVQLTADVTQPDLKNVRAEGDLRLSEGVALINSPLTSQWAWNGRQLQIQRAIAENFRADGVLTLDSDRLGRNASQAITELALNLEVEGLDLQQLPLPEVAQSLDISGQGDFRGTIQGTLQQPRINGQVALNNVQLAELILDPTLQGTIQTRSDRRTIIAIEGEEDQIFARLNSRLRPEQAQFKLDGSTLDLALEYNPAGLEPIRLELSSGNLPVTLIQQVAQGQPALQRLDFPLETMVLGGRLSSELRADLRANSVSGQVAIAQPMLGYLEGDRLSGNFYFANDTLRLQDFQWAQNGGLYSVDSTIALANENRPSPTIQTTGTIEQGRIEDVLAALQIFDYGDFQSLGSLSLPDYFGRSSRFDQSADLYANRPQDLPPITTEIESIAVPAQPTLELADASPPKREKYRCETLLNGMAEANPPENNGENPALYSRGDRQQSFAERIALLSCVQSQLNLDVAESKPLLPAELADLRGEFNGDLTIAYNADTGLQADFDLTGGYREVDVFGESQIVGAPWQWGEITMPQIIARGVLRDRVLTLRPVGIRLSEQDGGGRLSFIGSFGGDTQTGQLRLTEVPVAFLEKFVDLPEAVAIDGFINANAALAGTPDDPSARGEMTMVNASINDTPINSVKGNFTYDDARLNFIVDSELVADADPLKITGSIPYQLPNATIVPESNALNLTFNLENEGFALLNILTRGQIAWLGGEGKVDLSIDGEIDPDTGRPVDLVADGQVAITAAEIQAKVLPDAPLTNVHGQIDFNLDTLTIQELTGDFSGGQVAIAGQLPLAKPTTGSQTLDVRLEDLNFELPNLYQGGVAGNLIIAGTSLEPTIGGDLTLREGRILLVGNQENGNNGNSTGATDQQTTAGNKQLDSEASSAPKRVSNVDLRAITEFKDLKITLGDRIQITRQPILNFLATGDLTINGTLNDLRPTGVIQLDRGQVNLFATQLRLAGNRNTATFTPNFGLDPELDLTLETSLLENSRSFLATTDPLSAEIRDNSVFGPSQIGTVETIRIQANVRGRASNLDENIELTSSPPRSETELISLLGGSFLENFAGGSTNETLALANLAGSALLSNIQDVIGNALGLSELRLFPTVITEDEDESSSTLGLGAELSANISPDLSLSVLQILNSSQPAQFGLRYRVNDEIFVRGSTDLNDDNRFSVEYDLRF